The genomic interval CGGCGAGAACGCCCACGCGACGTTGCGGAGGACGTACAGCGCGCGGTACCACCGCGGCAGTTCCGCCTCGTCCGCGAGCGACCCGCTTATCCAGCGTCGGCGCTGTGAGACCATCTCCCGGACCGAGGGCGGCGCCTGATTGCGGAACTTCGTGTCGAGCACCTCGTACTCGTAGCCGGCCTTCGCGGCCTTCCACGCGAACACGGTGTCCTCGATGAGCGTCTCGTAGTCCCACGTCACGGCCTCCTCGACCTCCCGCCTGACGGCGATGCCGCCGCCCCACGCGTACAGCGGGACGGGGAGGCGGGCGAACGCCGACAGCTCCGTCTGGTAGCCGAGCCGGAGCACCTCGGCCCAGTAGGCCCAGTACGAGCCCGTGAACATCGGCCACTCGCGGAACTGCGCGACGCCCACGTCCGGCAGGCCCGCGAAGTCGCGCACGAGCGTGTCCTCGTCGAGGAAGAGCACGAACTCCGTGTCGCAGCGGACGTTCCGTCGCGCCCACTCCAGCGCGCGCCCCTTGTCCGTCGCCGCACAGTCGAACGAGTCCGGGACGACGTGGACCGTCGCACCGGCGACGTCGATGGGCGTCTCCGCGACGACGTGGCGGTCGTCCGGGGCGAGGCCGTCGGGGAGCGCGTCCACGGTCCCCTGGACGACCGACTCGGCGCCGACGGTGAGGACGCGGACCTGGATGTCGTCGTAGCCGAACGCCGGCTCCACGGGCTCGTGGTCCCACGCCAGCAGCGCCTCGACGACCCACACGGTCGTGGCGAGCAGGTAGATGCCGACGAACAGCCACAGCGCGCCGTAGACGGCCGTGAGCGTCATCCCCGCGAGCGGACCGTCGGGAAGCCACGACCGGTAGCCGAGCGCGAGGACGAGCCCGGCCGCGATGGCGAGGACGAACACGGACGCGAGCAGTCGGTCCGGTTTGACCGCGCCACGTCGCTGGATATC from Halosegnis marinus carries:
- a CDS encoding glycosyltransferase family 2 protein, with the protein product MGGDSDDTEGDDDLLPRYRDLAKRIAEAPPSTPVERLREWLPTPARSDAFPGVDIQRRGAVKPDRLLASVFVLAIAAGLVLALGYRSWLPDGPLAGMTLTAVYGALWLFVGIYLLATTVWVVEALLAWDHEPVEPAFGYDDIQVRVLTVGAESVVQGTVDALPDGLAPDDRHVVAETPIDVAGATVHVVPDSFDCAATDKGRALEWARRNVRCDTEFVLFLDEDTLVRDFAGLPDVGVAQFREWPMFTGSYWAYWAEVLRLGYQTELSAFARLPVPLYAWGGGIAVRREVEEAVTWDYETLIEDTVFAWKAAKAGYEYEVLDTKFRNQAPPSVREMVSQRRRWISGSLADEAELPRWYRALYVLRNVAWAFSPLSPFLVAFAAVLPATVPGWDLFYALSLVLFAFTFVWVWRGWRYYDGPTLRLLPGLLLVPFVVAVHSLGAAYGLVSPAEEFEPTEKD